Proteins from a genomic interval of Fundulus heteroclitus isolate FHET01 chromosome 21, MU-UCD_Fhet_4.1, whole genome shotgun sequence:
- the LOC105920359 gene encoding leukocyte elastase inhibitor A encodes MAPPSSLSKANTTFSLALLRKLSEDSKTANIFFSPFSISSALAMVMLGARGNTATQISECLKTQDRPDDFHTLFAKLLSKLNKAGTPFVLSVANRLFVEQTYHFIQEFLTQTRTYYNSELEPLDFRTSWEEARVKINSWVEEQTQGRIKDMVAKGTVNEMTRMVLVNAIYFKGTWDKAFPRCSTYGAEFRLNKNDKKLVQMMQQKTNFNLAFISEINCQILEMPYKGMELSMLIFLPKEIEDDTTGLQKLESLLTYEKFMEWTQSGLMDNREVDVIMPRFKMEEMYDLNKILSSMGMVDAFDMSKCDFSGISRNKGLSLSKVSHKAFVEVNEEGTEAAAATSGIVADFCGSVSFFIADHPFLFFIRHNPTMSVLFAGRFCSPE; translated from the exons ATGGCACCACCCAGCTCTCTATCTAAGGCCAACACCACCTTCTCCCTGGCTCTGCTCAGAAAGCTGAGTGAGGACAGCAAGACTGCAAACATCTTCTTCTCTCCTTTCAGCATCTCTTCAGCTCTGGCTATGGTGATGCTGGGAGCCAGAGGCAACACAGCCACTCAGATATCAGAG TGCTTGAAAACCCAGGATCGTCCGGATGATTTCCACACTCTGTTTGCCAAACTGCTGAGTAAGCTCAACAAGGCAGGAACTCCATTTGTTCTCAGTGTTGCCAACAGGCTCTTTGTAGAACAGACCTACCACTTCATTCAG GAGTTTTTAACCCAAACCAGGACTTACTACAACTCAGAGCTGGAGCCATTGGACTTCAGGACCAGCTGGGAGGAAGCCAGGGTCAAGATCAACAGCTGGGTGGAGGAGCAGACCCAAG GTAGAATCAAAGATATGGTGGCTAAGGGAACGGTGAATGAAATGACCAGGATGGTCCTGGTTAATGCCATCTACTTTAAAGGCACCTGGGATAAAGCATTTCCAAGATGTAGCACCTATGGAGCTGAGTTTAGACTCAACAAG AATGATAAAAAACTTGTGCAGATGATGCAACAGAAAACCAACTTCAACCTTGCCTTCATTTCTGAAATCAACTGTCAG ATATTGGAGATGCCTTACAAAGGGATGGAGCTGAGCATGCTCATCTTTTTACCTAAAGAGATAGAAGATGACACAACAGGTCTGCAGAAG CTGGAGAGCCTTCTGACCTATGAGAAATTCATGGAGTGGACTCAATCAGGTCTGATGGACAACCGTGAGGTAGATGTGATTATGCCTCGATTCAAGATGGAGGAGATGTATGACCTGAACAAAATCCTGAGCAGCATGGGCATGGTTGATGCTTTTGACATGTCAAAGTGCGACTTCTCTG GAATATCAAGAAACAAAGGGCTATCTTTGTCGAAGGTCTCTCACAAGGCTTTTGTAGAGGTGAACGAGGAGGgaactgaagctgctgccgCCACATCTGGTATTGTGGCAGATTTTTGTGGCAGTGTTTCCTTCTTCATTGCTGACCACCCCTTCCTCTTTTTCATTCGTCATAACCCCACCATGAGTGTTCTCTTTGCTGGACGCTTCTGCTCCCCTGAATGA
- the LOC105928007 gene encoding heat shock protein beta-1 — protein sequence MAERRIPFTMQRTHSWDPFRDLNHTSRIFDQAFGLPPVFEDFPAFPTTHWPGYMRPSLMGPDIMMPQSHMMYHPGHMMAQQARAMSRQMSSGMSEVKQTPDNWKISLDVPHFSPEELVVKTKDGVLEISGKHEERKDEHGFVSRSFTRKYTLPPTANFEKVTSSLSPEGVLTVEAPINKPAIEYSETTIPVNVEKSGAVAKK from the exons ATGGCCGAGAGACGTATTCCCTTCACCATGCAGCGGACCCACAGCTGGGACCCATTCCGAGACCTGAACCACACCAGCCGCATCTTTGACCAGGCATTTGGCCTCCCGCCTGTGTTTGAGGACTTCCCCGCATTCCCCACCACCCACTGGCCTGGGTACATGAGGCCATCCCTCATGGGCCCGGACATCATGATGCCCCAGAGCCACATGATGTACCACCCCGGCCATATGATGGCCCAGCAAGCCAGGGCCATGTCCCGGCAAATGAGCAGCGGGATGTCTGAGGTCAAGCAGACACCGGACAACTGGAAGATCTCCCTGGATGTCCCCCATTTCTCACCTGAGGAGCTGGTGGTGAAGACCAAGGATGGTGTTTTGGAAATTTCTG GCAAGCATGAAGAAAGAAAGGATGAGCATGGTTTCGTGTCAAGAAGCTTCACTAGAAAATACAC TCTGCCACCTACAGCAAACTTCGAGAAGGTAACCTCCTCCCTGTCTCCCGAGGGTGTCCTGACTGTGGAGGCTCCAATAAACAAGCCAGCCATCGAGTACTCCGAGACCACCATTCCTGTGAATGTGGAGAAGTCaggtgccgtggctaaaaaGTAG